In the genome of Quercus robur chromosome 3, dhQueRobu3.1, whole genome shotgun sequence, one region contains:
- the LOC126718974 gene encoding protein KTI12 homolog isoform X1 → MALVVICGQPCSGKSTAALFLAEALKESESKQTVRIIDESSFHLDRNQSYANMTAEKNLRGVLRSEVDRSVSKDNIIIVDSLNSIKGYRYELWCLARGAGIRYCVLYCDAEETHCRKWNEERREKGEAAYDAEIFEDLVRRFERPDRRNRWDSPLFELWPHKDGIEKSSAAVLDAVSYLTKKVDSKTQDVKILQPTIATQSVRFSEANSLYELDRATQEVTNAIVEAQSQALGGPINGVSLGQGLPTINISRSVGLPELRRLRRTFIKLTGQTSLSGPPPPSDADSAKRMFVDYLNRELGAT, encoded by the coding sequence ATGGCATTGGTGGTAATCTGTGGGCAACCATGCAGTGGGAAGTCCACAGCTGCCCTCTTCCTAGCTGAAGCTCTCAAAGAGTCAGAATCAAAGCAAACAGTCAGGATCATTGATGAAAGTTCCTTTCATCTTGATCGCAATCAGAGTTATGCCAATATGACTGCAGAGAAGAATTTAAGAGGGGTGCTTAGGTCTGAAGTTGATAGATCAGTGtcaaaagataatataataatagtagattcttTGAATAGTATAAAGGGTTACAGGTATGAGTTGTGGTGTTTGGCTCGTGGTGCAGGAATAAGATACTGTGTTCTCTATTGTGATGCGGAAGAAACCCATTGCAGAAAATGGAATGAAGAACGAAGGGAGAAAGGAGAAGCTGCATATGATGCTGAAATTTTTGAAGATTTGGTAAGAAGGTTTGAGAGACCGGATAGAAGAAATAGATGGGATTCCCCTTTGTTTGAGTTATGGCCACATAAAGATGGAATAGAGAAATCCTCTGCCGCTGTTTTAGATGCTGTTTCATATTTGACAAAGAAGGTGGACTCAAAAACACAGGATGTAAAAATTTTACAGCCAACAATCGCAACACAAAGTGTACGATTTTCAGAGGCAAATTCTCTATACGAACTGGATAGAGCAACACAGGAGGTGACTAATGCTATTGTGGAAGCACAATCCCAGGCACTTGGAGGGCCAATAAATGGGGTATCTCTTGGCCAGGGATTACCAACTATCAATATCTCAAGATCAGTTGGGCTACCAGAACTACGTAGGCTGCGACGAACTTTCATTAAATTGACTGGGCAGACGAGTTTAAGTggcccaccaccaccatctgaTGCAGACAGTGCCAAGAGGATGTTTGTGGACTACCTGAACAGGGAATTAGGAGCTACTTGA
- the LOC126718974 gene encoding protein KTI12 homolog isoform X2 — protein MTAEKNLRGVLRSEVDRSVSKDNIIIVDSLNSIKGYRYELWCLARGAGIRYCVLYCDAEETHCRKWNEERREKGEAAYDAEIFEDLVRRFERPDRRNRWDSPLFELWPHKDGIEKSSAAVLDAVSYLTKKVDSKTQDVKILQPTIATQSVRFSEANSLYELDRATQEVTNAIVEAQSQALGGPINGVSLGQGLPTINISRSVGLPELRRLRRTFIKLTGQTSLSGPPPPSDADSAKRMFVDYLNRELGAT, from the coding sequence ATGACTGCAGAGAAGAATTTAAGAGGGGTGCTTAGGTCTGAAGTTGATAGATCAGTGtcaaaagataatataataatagtagattcttTGAATAGTATAAAGGGTTACAGGTATGAGTTGTGGTGTTTGGCTCGTGGTGCAGGAATAAGATACTGTGTTCTCTATTGTGATGCGGAAGAAACCCATTGCAGAAAATGGAATGAAGAACGAAGGGAGAAAGGAGAAGCTGCATATGATGCTGAAATTTTTGAAGATTTGGTAAGAAGGTTTGAGAGACCGGATAGAAGAAATAGATGGGATTCCCCTTTGTTTGAGTTATGGCCACATAAAGATGGAATAGAGAAATCCTCTGCCGCTGTTTTAGATGCTGTTTCATATTTGACAAAGAAGGTGGACTCAAAAACACAGGATGTAAAAATTTTACAGCCAACAATCGCAACACAAAGTGTACGATTTTCAGAGGCAAATTCTCTATACGAACTGGATAGAGCAACACAGGAGGTGACTAATGCTATTGTGGAAGCACAATCCCAGGCACTTGGAGGGCCAATAAATGGGGTATCTCTTGGCCAGGGATTACCAACTATCAATATCTCAAGATCAGTTGGGCTACCAGAACTACGTAGGCTGCGACGAACTTTCATTAAATTGACTGGGCAGACGAGTTTAAGTggcccaccaccaccatctgaTGCAGACAGTGCCAAGAGGATGTTTGTGGACTACCTGAACAGGGAATTAGGAGCTACTTGA